A genomic window from Struthio camelus isolate bStrCam1 chromosome 2, bStrCam1.hap1, whole genome shotgun sequence includes:
- the IRX2 gene encoding iroquois-class homeodomain protein IRX-2, whose translation MSYPQGYLYQPPGSLALYSCPAYGASALAAPRSEELARSSSGSAFSPYPGSAAFTAQAAATGFTSPLQYSTDPATGFPSYMGSPYDAHTTGMTGAISYHPYGSPAYPYQLNDPAYRKNATRDATATLKAWLQEHRKNPYPTKGEKIMLAIITKMTLTQVSTWFANARRRLKKENKMTWAPRNKSEDEDDDEGDGARSKEESPGKMPESNETSAEDEGISLQVDSLTDHSCSAESDGEKLPCRAGDPLCESGSEGKDKYEDVEEEEEEEEEEEEEEEEDIEEDDGGGGGGERDPPAKPATSSPLAAVEAPLLGHPHADAARSASKASPGPPTPATKPKLWSLAEIATSDLKSQHLGPSCQPPALSSATSASTPHSAAYSPSSLLGRHIYYTSPFYSNYTNYGNFNALQSQGILRYNSAAVASNEGLSQTVLNASSVHKQSSDSLKTITNQLEQHYRPSSYDSKKDPTEVCTVGVQPYL comes from the exons ATGTCCTATCCTCAGGGTTACCTCTACCAGCCCCCTGGCTCGCTGGCTCTGTACTCCTGCCCGGCGTACGGGGCGTCGGCTCTGGCGGCCCCCAGGAGCGAGGAGCTGGCCAGGTCTTCGTCGGGATCGGCGTTCAGCCCTTACCCGGGATCGGCAGCTTTCACCGCCCAGGCGGCGGCCACAGGCTTCACCAGCCCGCTCCAGTACTCCACAGACCCCGCCACGGGATTCCCCTCCTACATG GGCTCCCCTTACGACGCTCACACGACGGGGATGACCGGAGCCATCAGCTACCACCCGTACGGCAGCCCTGCCTACCCCTACCAGCTCAACGACCCCGCGTACAGGAAAAACGCCACCCGCGACGCCACGGCCACGCTCAAGGCCTGGCTGCAGGAGCACCGCAAGAACCCCTACCCCACCAAGGGCGAGAAGATCATGCTGGCCATCATCACCAAGATGACCCTCACCCAGGTCTCCACCTGGTTCGCCAACGCCCGCCGGCGCCTCAAGAAGGAGAACAAGATGACCTGGGCCCCGCGGAACAAGAGCGAGGACGAGGACGACGACGAAGGCGACGGGGCGAGGAGTAAAGAGGAAAGCCCGGGGAAGATGCCTGAGAGCAACGAAACCTCCGCTGAGGACGAAG GGATCAGCTTGCAAGTGGACTCGCTCACGGACCACTCGTGCTCCGCCGAGTCGGACGGCGAGAAGCTGCCGTGCCGCGCCGGCGACCCTCTCTGCGAGTCGGGCTCGGAGGGCAAGGACAAGTACGAGGAcgtcgaggaggaggaggaggaggaagaagaggaggaagaggaggaggaggaggacatcgAGGAagacgacggcggcggcggcggcggggagcgcgacCCGCCGGCCAAGCCGGCCACCTCGTCGCCGCTGGCGGCGGTGGAGGCGCCGCTCCTGGGCCACCCGCACGCCGACGCCGCCCGCAGCGCCAGCAAGGCCTCGCCCGGCCCCCCGACGCCCGCCACCAAGCCCAAGCTCTGGTCGCTGGCCGAAATCGCCACCTCGGACCTTAAAAGCCAGCACCtgggccccagctgccagcccCCGGCTCTGTCGTCGGCCACCTCCGCCTCCACCCCGCACAGCGCTGCCTACTCGCCCTCCTCCCTCCTGGGGAGGCATATTTATTACACCTCACCTTTTTATAGCAATTATACAAACTATGGGAACTTTAACGCTCTCCAGAGCCAGGGAATCCTGAGATACAACTCCGCAGCAGTGGCTTCAAACGAGGGACTAAGTCAGACTGTCCTAAATGCCAGCTCTGTTCACAAGCAGAGCAGTGACTCTTTGAAAACCATCACTAACCAGCTAGAACAACATTACAGGCCCTCTAGCTATGACTCTAAGAAAG ATCCCACTGAAGTCTGCACAGTAGGAGTACAACCGTACCTATAG